The Etheostoma cragini isolate CJK2018 chromosome 5, CSU_Ecrag_1.0, whole genome shotgun sequence genome contains a region encoding:
- the LOC117945070 gene encoding L-serine dehydratase/L-threonine deaminase-like, producing the protein MKTQQQQLHVATPLRQSPALSKAAGTSVYLKLDSSQPTGSFKIRGIGHLCKTWAERGCERFVCCSGGNAGMAAAYSARELGVPATIVVPGVTPSPTVDRLRDEGAKVIVHGKSLDESIAYGQQLVANNPGWIFISPFDDPLICPSCVLPSDDEKVLVEPACGAALAAVYSGVVRRLQAEGKLVPRLGPVVVVVCGGNNISLEQLRRLKKQLGVV; encoded by the exons aTGAagacccagcagcagcagctccacgtGGCCACCCCCCTGAGACAAAGCCCGGCCCTCAGCAAAGCAGCCGGCACGTCCGTTTACCTCAAGCTGGACTCGTCTCAGCCAACGGGGTCCTTCAAGATCCGGGGCATCGGACACCTCTGCAAAACC TGGGCGGAGCGAGGATGCGAGCGCTTCGTCTGCTGTTCAG GAGGAAACGCCGGCATGGCGGCAGCGTACTCGGCCCGCGAGCTCGGCGTCCCCGCGACCATCGTTGTTCCAGGTGTTACACCGAGCCCGACGGTGGACAGGCTGAGGGACGAGGGCGCCAAGGTCATCGTCCACGGCAAG tCTCTGGATGAAAGCATCGCGTATGGACAGCAGCTCGTAGCGAACAACCCCGGCTGGATCTTCATCTCTCCCTTCGACGACCCGCTCATCTG CCCGTCCTGTGTTCTCCCCTCAGACGACGAGAAGGTGCTGGTGGAGCCGGCGTGCGGCGCCGCCCTGGCCGCCGTGTACAGCGGCGTGGTGCGGCGGCTGCAGGCGGAGGGGAAGCTGGTGCCGCGCCTGGGCCccgtggtggtggtggtgtgcgGAGGAAACAACATCAGCTTGGAGCAGCTGAGGAGGCTGAAGAAACAGCTGGGCGTCGTCTAG